One part of the Clostridia bacterium genome encodes these proteins:
- a CDS encoding ParB/RepB/Spo0J family partition protein has translation MPGPRRGLGRGLESLLPSLEVRDGETPHEVEVERIEPNPHQPRRHFDETALAELAESVRQHGVLQPLIVRRKGERFQIVAGERRWRAAQLAGLKTVPVVVRELDDLQMTEIALIENLQREDLNPIETARAYQTLMDKLGLDQEGLARRVGKSRSAIANSLRLLSLEDDLQEQVAAGRLSEGHARALLAVQPGEARRAAARRVLEQGLSVRETEALARERKASGQRRGRTKAAELADLERMLKEALAAPVEIRPGGRKGTIEITYFGHEDLERLVHRLVGGAATGAASRA, from the coding sequence GTGCCAGGACCCAGGAGAGGTCTCGGCAGGGGGCTTGAGTCGCTGCTGCCGTCGCTTGAGGTGCGGGATGGGGAGACGCCGCACGAGGTCGAAGTCGAGCGCATCGAACCAAACCCGCACCAACCAAGGCGCCACTTTGACGAAACCGCATTAGCCGAATTGGCCGAGTCGGTGCGGCAGCATGGCGTTCTGCAGCCACTGATCGTGCGGAGGAAGGGCGAGCGGTTCCAGATCGTGGCCGGGGAGAGGCGCTGGCGCGCGGCGCAACTTGCCGGCCTGAAGACAGTGCCGGTCGTCGTACGGGAGCTCGACGACCTTCAGATGACCGAGATTGCGCTGATCGAGAACCTTCAGCGGGAGGACCTCAACCCGATCGAGACAGCCCGCGCGTATCAGACGCTGATGGACAAGCTCGGGTTGGACCAGGAAGGCCTCGCGAGGCGTGTGGGCAAGAGCCGCTCCGCCATCGCCAACAGCCTGCGGCTACTCAGTTTGGAGGATGATCTGCAGGAGCAGGTGGCGGCCGGGCGGCTCTCAGAGGGACACGCCCGCGCGCTTCTCGCGGTCCAGCCAGGGGAGGCCCGGCGGGCCGCCGCGCGGCGCGTGCTCGAGCAAGGATTGTCGGTGCGCGAGACGGAAGCATTGGCGAGGGAACGGAAGGCTTCAGGGCAGCGCCGCGGGCGAACGAAGGCGGCCGAATTGGCGGACCTCGAGCGAATGCTGAAAGAGGCGCTCGCCGCGCCGGTGGAGATTCGTCCCGGAGGCCGGAAAGGCACGATTGAGATCACGTACTTTGGGCACGAGGACCTTGAGCGCCTGGTCCACCGGCTCGTGGGAGGGGCAGCGACGGGTGCTGCCTCACGCGCGTAG